In Oreochromis aureus strain Israel breed Guangdong linkage group 15, ZZ_aureus, whole genome shotgun sequence, a single genomic region encodes these proteins:
- the LOC116332254 gene encoding E3 ubiquitin-protein ligase pellino homolog 2, whose translation MNSPKKDGGDDVPVKDPVKYGELVILGYNGSLPNGDRGRRKSRFALYRRAKANGVKPSAVHILNTPQDSKAVHSRGQHSISFTLSRNQTVVVEYCHDNNTDMFQIGRSTESPIDFVVTDTSGGGKEGEDPSIAPSTISRFACRIVCERNPPYTARIYAAGFDSSKNIFLGEKATKWKNPDGHMDGLTTNGVLVMHPQGFPEDPKQGLWREISVCGDVYALRETRSGPSRGTLAEGESSALRDGSLVDLCGATLLWRTGEGLMRSPTLRHLEALRQELNASRPQCPVGLSTLAFPSLPRSHSLEERQPWVYLACGHVHGRHDWGQRSEREEEPGEGEGSTTRRECPLCRSVGPYVPLWLGCEPAVYVDAGAPTHGFVPCGHVCSERTAKYWAETPLPHGTHAFRPVCPFCSTALSSPGWTRLIFQGPID comes from the exons ATGAATTCACCGAAAAAAGACGGAGGTGATGATGTGCCCGTTAAAGACCCGGTAAAATACGGCGAATTGGTCATTTTGGG CTACAATGGCTCCCTTCCAAACGGAGACCGTGGGCGCAGAAAGAGCCGCTTTGCTCTGTACCGAAGGGCCAAGGCCAACGGTGTCAAGCCCAGTGCTGTGCACATCCTCAACACACCACAGGACAGCAAG GCGGTGCacagcagggggcagcacagCATCTCTTTCACACTGTCCCGTAACCAGACCGTGGTGGTGGAGTACTGCCATGACAACAACACAGACATGTTCCAG ATTGGACGCTCCACAGAGAGTCCTATTGACTTTGTGGTGACAGACACCTCTGGAGGAGGAAAGGAAGGAGAAGATCCTTCCATTGCTCCCAGCACCATTTCCCGTTTTGCCTGCAGAATAGTGTGCGAGCGCAACCCGCCTTACACTGCACGCATCTATGCTGCAGGCTTTGACTCCTCCAAAAATATCTTCTTAGGG GAGAAAGCAACCAAATGGAAAAATCCTGATGGGCACATGGATGGCCTCACCACTAATGGGGTGCTAGTGATGCACCCACAGGGCTTCCCAGAGGATCCCAAGCAAGGCCTGTGGAGGGAGATCTCCGTCTGTGGAGATGTTTATGCGCTGCGGGAGACACGGTCTGGACCCAGCAGGGGGACGCTG GCGGAGGGGGAGAGCAGCGCACTACGTGACGGGTCGCTTGTCGATCTCTGTGGTGCTACTCTACTGTGGCGCACCGGTGAGGGGCTCATGCGTTCTCCCACTCTGCGTCACCTGGAGGCGCTTCGTCAGGAGCTTAACGCATCCCGGCCCCAGTGTCCCGTAGGCCTCAGCACACTGGCGTTCCCCAGCCTACCACGCAGTCACAG CCTTGAAGAGCGTCAGCCCTGGGTCTACCTCGCCTGTGGCCACGTCCACGGACGCCACGATTGGGGCCAGAGAtctgagagagaggaagaaccAGGAGAGGGTGAAGGCTCCACCACCCGGCGAGAATGTCCCCTGTGCAGGAGCGTGGGTCCCTACGTGCCGCTGTGGCTGGGCTGTGAGCCTGCGGTGTATGTGGATGCCGGAGCCCCCACTCACGGTTTTGTGCCATGTGGCCACGTCTGCTCAGAGAGGACAGCCAAGTACTGGGCCGAGACTCCTCTGCCCCATGGGACGCATGCCTTCAGACCCGTCTGCCCCTTCTGCTCCACTGCCCTGAGCTCCCCCGGCTGGACACGGCTCATCTTCCAGGGCCCCATCGACTAA